gagggagggtcttTTAAGAATGGGGTTGGGGGAACAAGCCCTGAGCCCCTCTCTCTGCAGAAAGCCTTAGAGCTCAGCCACTTTGCTTCCTGGAAAAGTGACACTGGATCTTGACTTAGATCCTTTTGGTTCTAAGCACTAAGCACCCCCGTGGGGGGTGGTCTGGAACTTTCCAGTGGGTTATGAAGTTGTCCTGTGATGTGATGTGAGGCCATAATAGGCCAAAGTGCCAGCCCGTTCCAAATCTTCCTACTGGTCAGCAGAAGAGCCTGGCCTATGAGGCAAAGGCTTGGAGGTACCATGGTTACCAGGCTCTGGTAGTGTCACCATTCCTGCCTCTGACCCTATTCTGTGAATATTACCCCTTGCTTGGTGCCTGGCTCTTAGGAGGTGCTCAGAACCCTGGGCTCTTTCCTGGCTGGAGGCTCCTCTTGTCTCTCCGCCTGGCTCCTGGCTACTTTCCTGGCTGGCCTTCTGGGCTCCTGCTTGGTTCGTCCTCCACTGCCTGTCTCCAGACCCCAACTGTactcctgcttctccccacttgCTGCCCCGAGCCCACCACTGTGACCCTGGGGCCTCTGAAGAGCTGAATGGGGTGAGAGGGGGAATGGGTGTGGCCTCAGGAACCAGACCTTCGGGGTCTTAGTCCTGGCTTGTGTTGTCCTTGCTTGGTGTCCCCAGGCCTCATTTATCCTATCTGTAAGGTGGGGATGGTGGTAACAGTAGCAATGGAGAACAGGGTTTTGGGGAAAGATTGAGTGACACGGGCAGGTTTCTGGGATGCCCTCTTCTAGACCCTTGATCTCCGAGGGCTGGAGACAGTGACCATGTGTTggatgtggggggcaggggaggggacggggcgtCATGAGCCTGGCAATGCTGTTGGAACCAAAGGAGGAATAAAACACTGCCTGTTCATCCAAAGCcgtcctttcttttccctttaaggACAGAGTACAACGGAGGAAGTGGAAAGTCGAGGTCACAGTGAGTCTGGTAGGGGGCCTAGTAGAAGAGGGTCAGGCTTTAAGACCAGGAGAAACCAAAGAGGCTGGaccaggagagaggaagaaaggcttCGGAGGGAGAGGGTTGCCACCCTTCTAGAGTTCATGGGGACAGGCTGACCTCCAGGTAGCTGCCTGCCTCACCCTGGCCCACTGGCTCATTCTGGAAGGTTCTTCTCCCCTATCTCTTTTTGGTCTCAATACTGAGTTTGTAGcggaaaggaagagacagagttTCTGCTCTGCGTGGGGCTCTCAGCTCCCACCAGGCATCTGAGGCAGGAAACccgctccccccccaccccctttctcccAGATGGCAtgctgcagggaggggcaggtggtgAGGCGGGTGCACCATTTAGAGGAAGGAATTAGAGGACATGGTCTCGGAACTCCAAGCTggatagaaaggaatgaaaacacaGCGGACACTGTGCAATAGAATACAATTCAACATTACAACAGTTCCTTTGGGACTCCGAATTAAATCAAAGTCTCCCAAACAGAGAAGCAATGGGTGGAGTGATACCATTCAGGTAGCCGAACATGCGGGTGCTGGCCCTGTCCTCTTGATCCACGGGCACCAAAAGAGTAGTGGGGGTgatgccttttttcccccagaaatgtGGCATCTGATGCTGGCTGCATTTACAGGTCAGGTGCATTCATACCCCAGTCTCCTGTGCAGCGATGGTCTTTGGCAAAAGCCCCTCATCGTGATGTGGGCATGTTCCTTGACCCATGCTCATCACGGATGATGCTTGGAGAGCTTTTCTCATTATTCTTCCTGAGACACTAGCTTAAGGGGGTAGGGCGCGTGGGCAAGTGCTCCTGGAAACCGCAAGATGAGTCCAGATCTTGGATACCTTCTAGAGTCATGGCTGCCCCCAAACTTCCTTCTATCAAGACACACGTGTTAGCAGCACCCACACAGACCCTTCTAACACAGCTGTGCCTGGACCACAAGCTTGGGGGTGGATACGAAATGAGACACAGGAAGTGTGGGTTCCCAGTGAGCTAGCTGGGGGTCTACCTCACTTGCCCCCATATGCAAAGCAACAGGAATGGAAGAGTGATTCCATAGGGCCGGTAATGAATCTGCATTCCTGTCAGAGGAAGGGACATGACCTGTAAGCCCAGCCACTTGAGGCACCAGAACTACGATTGGTGACAAAGCACTTGCGACGGCCCCCCTGCCCCACAGATTGGTCTGTCCCACCTTTGTTCAGGGGACAGGTTAGCTAGCAGACTTGGCTACACTGTCTGAATGAGAGACATGGTCATTTGGGGTGAAGCCCGAAGGCCACAGGCTCCCCAAACTCTGGGTtcttggggaggggtggggcacaGGGTGTCCATGGAATTTCCCATGATACAGATGGACCCATGTGAGATTCTTACTTTGCATATGGAACCACCACGAAGGATGGAGATGCCTGGAGGcttgtagagagagagaaagaaagagagagagagagagagagagagagagagagagagaggttgcgTGGTGACCAGGGAGGTGGGCCCAGAAGCCCCCGTGAGGGGACACAGCTCAAGCCAGTAGTGATTTCGATGTGGGATGCCCTCCCTTCACACCTTACTATCAAGTGCTCTCCCCTGGGCCTCTGGCCTGGCCTAGGGCAGCCTCCTGGTGTGTCACCTGAGAACCTCTGGTTGCTACCGGCAGCCCCAGATTCTGGGAACACTCACCTCATGGgtgctccctgcttggtgggtcCCCTTGAAACTCCCTTCCAGTCTAGGACCTCAGTGTGGTCTCTGGAGAAGCTGTACTCTGGCAGGTGGGAAGCAGGCCAAGAGAGGGGACATTGCTGTGCAGCTTCCTAATTGTGTTACACTCCCCACTCATGCCACACGAGCTTCTATATGGCCATTTCTGCTGCTCAAAatgcctccctgcctctctcctgccccctttACTAGCTcctatctttctctctgttctcagtTCGGATGACACAGTGTCTGGCAATCCCTCTAGTGAGCTGCCCCTTCTGTGTTCCCACACCTGCCACATTTCTCCCACAGAAATGGAAGGGAATCACCCCTTGACCTTGTTGTACTCTCTCACTTTGGATAGAAGGTGAAAGCAGGAACCTTGTCTGGCCTGTTTccatcccagggcctggcccagagcagggcACCCAATTAATGTTTGCTTGTTTGGcgggtggggacagggagagcAGATAGGATTTCCTAAAGCAAATCCTATCTCTGGAAACCCACAGACCATTCAGAGGTGGCGTGCCCTCTTGGTTTTGGTTCTCAATGGAGGCGAAGGAGAGAACAATCCTACAGAATGCCTCTGTAGGTCTCTGTCTTGCTGTGCTAGAATTGAGGGTAGAGGTGTGAGTTGAGGGAAAGAGGAAGTTAGGGCAACATGCACTGACTTGTTCATGGCTAATCGTCAAGTTCAGAGGGAAGAACCGTCAAGAAGGTCAAACTGTGGCACCCCcagccttcccctcccaccccacccccaaccccaaagGTCTCTGGCGTAAATACTGTCTTAACTGGGATGTAACTTCCTCAGCCGGCTGACTTGCAGAGCCTTTCCCAGGGGCATTGCCCTCCACTGTTCGCTCTTTGGGATATTTCTTACTTGCGACTTGTCTTGTCCCTTGAAATGCCAGTCAGTATCTCATCTGCAAAGTCGGCTGAGGCTGGCGAACCCAGCGAGCCAGAAGCCGGCCTTCCCTGTCTTCTATGAGGGAACTCCATGGGTTGGTTTGAGTTCGAGAAAGATGCAAATGGGGAATGCAGCTCGGGCACTCTGACGTGCAAACGTGAGGTTCTCCTTTTGGGGCACAGCCTAGCCCAAGGAATTTCCCAGCATGCATAGCACTTGGCAGAGAGAGTTAGATGAGCGATAGCTGGATGCAGGTGCAGGGAATGAGCCACGAAAGGGGGTGGCCGTGGCCAGCATCACAGAAGGCGTAGCAATATTCGCAAGACTAAAGGAGATGCAGCCAGCAGCATCCCCCAGCGACATGAGGAGCCCTGAGCTCTGTCCCacggggaggaagaggaaagcctGTCCCAGGAAGAGGCTTTGCCTGGCTGTCTTGTGGCTAACCACACCCCcatcaaccaccaccaccaagaagATGGGGATGTTGGATGTTATCAGAGCTCCTCCTGGTCAAGGCCACAGGGTGACGGGGAGAACAGGGTGAGGCCACCATCAGCGATTCAGGAAGAAGGACTTGAGGGTCTGGAAGAAAACGgacttctgtctctgcttctgtttcttcttgatgATGGGCACCCACACCAGCCCGCACACCAGCATCATGAGTCCCAGGGACAGGAAGGCAGGCCCTATCATCTTAAGGACCTTAAGGCTGTTGTCACCCAGCTTTAGGGTATAGGCCAAGCAGGTGATGACCACACCAAAGAGGAGGATGGCGCCACCCACCGACATGATGACGATGGGTTTGCGGTAGATTTCCCAGTTACTCCGGGGCGAGGTGGTGGTCCAGACAGACTCACTTCTGGAGCTGATGCACAGGGAGCTGGCAGTCTGGCTGGGCAGCAGGTCCTTGGATTCTGGAGACTTCTCGTCGACCTCCAGGGCCTTGGGGAGAGCCTCCATCGTCATGGCTCCTCAATACTGGGCACCCAGTACCCACAACAGCTAGAAGCAAGGGTGAAGCCAGTGGAGTCCTCACACACCCTTCCTGTTGCCAGCATCCGTCTCCAGCCTGGCTCTCAGTGGAGGGCGATACTGGGTTCTGTGCTAAAGCCAAACAGAAAGATGAGATCCACATAAATAAGAAACCACtccctggcatttttttttccttgtgagaGATAAATACTATAGGATTCTAATCAATTGCTTTTTAGGATTTAAAACAGGGAAcagtgggaagcctgggtggctcagtggttgagcatctgcctttggctcagggtgtgattccggagtcctgggatccagtcccacatcagggtcctcacagggagctgagcctgcttctccctctgcctgtgtctctgtgtctctcatgaataaagaaattaaaaaaaaaaacagggaacaGTGgtaccccttttttaaaaaagccaaagcCATGGTTTATCGAATGGCATCTTATTTTTGGACTCAACCACtttctcactgtgtgaccttcagTGAGCGACttaatgtctctgtgcctcagtcttcccatcaataaaataaagataacaataCTATTCATCTCATAGGATTCTCAAAGGGTTAATTGAGTTAAGACGTGTAATGTGCTGGAATGATGCATACATAGCATTCTTGCAAATGCTTCGTAAATGGTATCGTTTGCCAATCACAGAGTGAGGAGCAGCCAGAGGTTTGATTTGAACCTGTTCTGCTCTTGCTCTTAAAATACCAGACTACATGTGGGCTAGAGAACATCTTTCTGTGCAGCCCGTGCTTGTATACATTTTTCCAAGACAGGACAGCTAGGTTCCGAGTGTGACCTTTTCACATCTAAATGCCCCCTTTCCCCATCCTTTTTGTGAATGACATCAAGTCagattccttccttcccattctcaGGCCTATAAAGGTGTGAAGTCTAGCCAACCACCTGTTCTGATTTCTCAACCAGAGCCCTTGTGTGTACCCCAAGGTCACCAGAGCCCACTCCTCCCCCAGTCCCCACACAGGAGAGGCAGCAGGTCACCTGTGCAGAgcacctccagagtttctgagtGGCACCACTTACCTGCCAAATCCTCCTCCCAAACCATGCTAGCTCAGATTCCTTTACCTTGGGGTTAAAACCTTTCATTACATAATCAAATATTGGGGTTTGAGGGCCAACACCTATATGTTTGCAATAAGGCAATAAGATATGAAAGACCGAATTTAGAAACTTTGCTGGTATTGggtccttttttgtgtgtgggaggaaggggaggctgAGAGAGCCCAGGTATGCATCCTGGAGGTCCTTACCGAGTCACCGCCCTAATTCATTGCCCTTGACCTGTTTCCAGAGGGTCTGGGGCAGTGGTTCGTACCCTAGAGATAGATGCTGCATCCCTTTCCATCCCTTTCAGTGAGTGAGTGACACTCTACGACGGAGAAACAGGAGCACGGTTGTAAGTTTTTTCATAGTTTTACCTTTACTCAATTTAAAGGACAATTCCATTCTGAGAttatgttcttctttctttttcttttggcagtggaatattcctcattTTATGAAATGACCATGATGGAAAGAGGATTATTGGCTTTGTTAGTATTTGTACTCGGCAATATAGAATTTGGTCATTTTATGTGGATATCTATgtatctctctatcatctatctatcatctatcatcctctatcatctatttatctatcaccTATATATCACcctctattatctatcatctatcatctatccatatTCCATTGTCCTGGTTTAGGTGTGGGGCTAGTAAGTCTCAGGGAGTTAAGTAAGCAGCCCAGGTTCCCACGGCTTCAGTAAACTGGTGTCAAGTGGTGGTCCCTCTGATGTCAGGGACCTGAACCTCCCCATCATCACACAGACACCTAGAATAAGCTCAGTGACTTGCTGGAATTGTGAAGGAGTGATTTTGCCCAGTGTGGGGTTCATTTCATGCCTGACCTCCTGCCCCTCTGTCTACAGccactcctgcctcctgcctggccAGCAAGAAGGACTTCATTTTCTAGGCAGGAACCAAAGGAGAAGCAAGGGTGAGCCCTGtgacttttcttcctcctcccatcccctgcTGGCCATTGGGCTATGGGAATGGTCACACCCCACAAACACTGCTGCCCTGTGTGACATATGATGCGTGTTCCAGACCCGGCTGTTATAAttcacatagagagaggcagagacacaggcagagggagaagcaggctcctctgtgGGGaacccattgtgggacttgatcccactaccctgggatcagtccctgagctgaaggcagacgctcaaccacttagccacccaggtgcttctgggCTAAGGGGCTTCTAAAACTATCTTAGATCAGTCCTCCAGTGACTCAGACTTGAATTCTGAGAATCCAAGTTTCCTGAAAAATCACCGACTCAGGGATGATAGGAGGTTCATCACACTTTATTAAAGTCctaaaagattctctctctctctttttttgatatCAGGGTTTCTCAACGGTAGCACATTTGGGGGGGCATGATTTTGTTATAGGGAGGCAATCCTATGCATTGTAGGGTATTTGGCTAATGGCCCTGACCTttacccaccagatgccagtagcaccacCACATCTGGTCATGATGATCAAAAATATCTCTGGCAATTGCCAGATGTCCCCTGTGTGTGGTGAGGGTGGGGAACTAATCTGGTGTGTAGACTGCCACCTCATAccagcctttctctttctcctagcTTGCAAACTGCC
The Vulpes lagopus strain Blue_001 chromosome 10, ASM1834538v1, whole genome shotgun sequence genome window above contains:
- the PIRT gene encoding phosphoinositide-interacting protein is translated as MTMEALPKALEVDEKSPESKDLLPSQTASSLCISSRSESVWTTTSPRSNWEIYRKPIVIMSVGGAILLFGVVITCLAYTLKLGDNSLKVLKMIGPAFLSLGLMMLVCGLVWVPIIKKKQKQRQKSVFFQTLKSFFLNR